A window of the Zeugodacus cucurbitae isolate PBARC_wt_2022May chromosome 4, idZeuCucr1.2, whole genome shotgun sequence genome harbors these coding sequences:
- the Su(z)12_2 gene encoding polycomb protein Su(z)12 isoform X2: MAPAKKREKDNASAAPAAAVNNGANGSVNAGNGGGVSSATAAAATAVTANAATTSVENAKLNGHQQEQELFLQAFEKPTQIYRFLRNRHGTSPIFLNRTLSYMKDRMSRNNKKRASFKVNSILQQITQKTESISNKYLNIIYNGLFDKSSCSDQWWNAGDSVSVEATLYKITKNKRKDSTSDFQEMMSYSSGVVYNPDDDLSRFSTISIPVQSMGPLGDQHTIYKLLFRIKVLPKCDTKTIDENSENSETPCKRGKMSTKIYGCELIVFEKNICFIPEGDYEAAMQELNSMSIKSFSPKKRTWETLPDNYIPLSLKFDVFNQFPTLKFRLTWSANEVPSSIAAKDLNLYGDFEGIKNEANDKTQSLTNGVEMPLNGSVNQNANTGSHVNHNNNCVKANGGGKGGIVPVAAKAEKIQIVYNFLYSNNTRQQTEYTQEVICPWCGLDCLRLYALLKHLKLCHARFNFTYQPAGSGARIDVTINDSYDGSYAGSPYDLAGPSGCSFARTCGPVRRTTVTNLLVCRPRRQKTCLDEFLVLDEDDLSNQRPYITGHNRLYHHTETCLPVHPKELDIDSEGESDPLWLRQKTIQMIDEFSDVNEGEKELMKLWNLHVMKHGYVGDCQLPLACEMFLDSNGYEIIRKNLYRNFILHMCSLFDYGLVSPETVYKTVQKLQGMLSKYREGRELMSKQREAQLKYWLDVGIHKQDEQKLKSPQKQAPKTTSVSEVLGTAVNVASSTSAVSKNAENKPMQPPTKRSATAVKRASLHLQNCLNSNGNATADKLINAGGSKGVAKKTASQAVDDQDTPASGSTKASSEKRERRSETSSSSGSRRSSTASATVTSTTNERDGNNERKDAPHNAERSQRGGVASTNATNAESRVQTSKRRLSTKDATQPASKRSRNSEGNSSSSSGGGVGGSGAGGTTTRTAAQRQSGEGASSGKQTNANGTATANSAGTALPKRLVTRRQSIAGPTNANHNNNNNNAAEATLPKSSAKNANSTATATTTTPANATHHSLRTRLSVPLTKVDKR, from the exons ATGGCTCCAGCGAAAAAACGCGAAAAGGATAATGCATCAGCAGCGCCGGCAGCTGCTGTAAATAATGGTGCTAATGGAAGTGTTAACGCTGGCAATGGGGGAGGAGTGTCTTCGGCAACAGCTGCTGCTGCAACTGCAGTCACAGCAAATGCTGCAACTACAAGCGTAGAAAATGCGAAGCTCAATGGGCATCAGCAAGAGCAGGAACTTTTTCTACAAGCCTTTGAAA AACCTACCCAGATATATAGGTTTTTACGGAATCGTCATGGCACCAGC cctATATTTTTGAATCGAACACTTAGTTACATGAAGGACCGCATgtcgcgcaacaacaaaaaacgcgcGTCATTCAAAGTAAACTCAATATTGCAGcaaataactcaaaaaacagaGTCTATatccaataaatatttgaatataatttacaaTGGGTTATTTGATAAAAGTAGTTGCAGCGATCAATGGTGGAATGCGGGAGACTCGGTCAGTGTCGAAGCTACACTttacaaaataactaaaaacaaacgaaaagatAGCACATCAGACTTTCAGGAAATGATG AGTTACAGTTCAGGTGTTGTATACAATCCAGATGATGATCTAAGTCGCTTCTCAACTATCAGCATTCCGGTACAATCGATGGGTCCATTGGGCGATCAACACACAATATATAAGCTCTTGTTTCGTATTAAAGTCTTACCAAAATGtgatacaaaaacaattgacGAAAACAGTGAGAATAGTG AGACACCTTGCAAACGTGGGAAAATGAGTACGAAAATATATGGATGCGAATTAATAGTATTTGAGAAGAATATCTGCTTTATTCCTGAGGGTGATTACGAGGCGGCGATGCAGGAGCTCAATTCAATGAGCATTAAATCCTTCTCTCCAAAGAAACGCACATGGGAGACATTGCCCGATAATTACATTCCACTCTCGTTGAAATTCGACGTTTTCAATCAATTTCCAACGCTTAAATTCCGTTTAACCTGGTCGGCCAATGAAGTGCCTAGCAGTATTGCTGCAAAGGATCTTAATCTTTATGGCGACTTTGAAGGCATAAAAAATGAGGCAAACGATAAAACGCAAAGCTTAACAAATGGCGTCGAAATGCCATTGAATGGCAGTGTCAATCAAAATGCTAACACAGGCTCTCATgtcaatcataataataattgtgttAAAGCGAATGGCGGTGGCAAAGGTGGTATTGTGCCAGTTGCCGCAAAAGCAGAGAAAATACaaatagtttataattttttatatagcaACAATACACGACAACAAACGGAATACACGCAGGAGGTAATATGTCCATGGTGTGGTCTGGATTGCTTGCGTTTGTATGCATTGCtgaaacatttgaaattatGCCATGCGCGCTTCAATTTCACCTATCAACCGGCAGGGAGTGGTGCACGCATCGACGTGACCATAAACGATTCTTATGATGGTTCGTACGCGGGTTCACCATATGATTTGGCTGGTCCGTCTGGTTGTTCCTTTGCGCGTACCTGTGGCCCAGTGCGGCGTACGACGGTGACAAATTTATTAGTCTGCCGTCCGCGAAGACAGAAAACGTGTCTCGATGAGTTTCTAGTGCTGGACGAGGATGATTTGAGCAATCAGCGTCCTTATATTACGGGTCATAATAG acTTTACCACCACACAGAGACTTGCTTGCCAGTACATCCCAAGGAGCTTGATATCGATTCAGAGGGTGAAAGTGATCCACTATGGTTACGACAGAAAACTATACAAATGATTGATGAGTTCTCCGATGTGAATGAGGGTGAAAAAGAGTTGATGAAACTGTGGAATTTACATGTAATGAAACATGGTTATGTGGGCGACTGTCAATTGCCGCTAGCTTGCGAAATGTTCTTAGACTCGAATGGCTATGAGATTATACGAAAAAATCTGTATCGCAACTTCATCTTACACATGTGTTCACTATTCGATTATGGCCTCGTTTCACCGGAGACTGTTTATAAAACTGTACAGAAGCTACAGGGTATGTTAAGTAAATATCGCGAGGGTCGTGAGTTGATGTCGAAACAACGTGAAGCACAATTGAAATATTGGCTCGATGTGGGCATACATAAACAAGATGAGCAAAAACTGAAATCACCACAAAAGCAAGCACCGAAAACCACAAGTGTTTCCGAAGTATTAGGCACAGCCGTTAATGTTGCCAGCAGCACAAGCGCTGTCAgtaaaaatgcagaaaacaaaccAATGCAACCACCTACGAAGCGTTCAGCGACAGCTGTTAAACGTGCCAGTCTACATCTACAAAACTGTCTAAACAGTAACGGCAACGCAACTGctgataaattaataaatgctgGCGGTAGCAAAGGTGTTGCCAAAAAGACTGCATCTCAAGCTGTTGACGATCAGGACACACCCGCCAGTGGCAGCACTAAAGCGTCCAGCGAGAAACGTGAGCGCCGCAGTGAGACCAGCAGTAGTAGTGGTAGTCGTAGAAGTAGCACAGCGTCAGCCACAGTGACGTCAACTACAAATGAACGCGATGGCAATAATGAGCGCAAAGATGCGCCGCATAACGCTGAGCGTTCACAACGCGGTGGAGTCGCATCAACAAATGCTACAAACGCAGAATCGCGCGTACAAACGAGTAAAAGACGTTTGTCCACAAAAG ATGCAACACAACCCGCCAGCAAACGCAGCCGCAACTCCGaaggcaacagcagcagcagcagtggtggtggtgttggtggtaGTGGGGCTGGCGGCACGACCACACGTACAGCCGCACAGCGACAATCGGGCGAGGGTGCCAGCAGCGGTAAGCAAACAAACGCCAATGGCACTGCAACAGCCAATAGTGCGGGCACAGCACTGCCGAAACGTTTGGTCACACGTCGTCAGTCCATAGCTGGCCCCACCAATgctaatcataataataacaacaataatgccgCCGAAGCAACACTGCCAAAGTCCTCTGCCAAAAATGCGAATAgcactgcaacagcaacaacaacaacacctgccAATGCCACACATCATTCACTGCGTACACGCCTCTCGGTGCCATTAACGAAAGTGGACAAACGTTAA
- the Su(z)12_2 gene encoding polycomb protein Su(z)12 isoform X3 has translation MAPAKKREKDNASAAPAAAVNNGANGSVNAGNGGGVSSATAAAATAVTANAATTSVENAKLNGHQQEQELFLQAFEKPTQIYRFLRNRHGTSPIFLNRTLSYMKDRMSRNNKKRASFKVNSILQQITQKTESISNKYLNIIYNGLFDKSSCSDQWWNAGDSVSVEATLYKITKNKRKDSTSDFQEMMSYSSGVVYNPDDDLSRFSTISIPVQSMGPLGDQHTIYKLLFRIKVLPKCDTKTIDENSENSETPCKRGKMSTKIYGCELIVFEKNICFIPEGDYEAAMQELNSMSIKSFSPKKRTWETLPDNYIPLSLKFDVFNQFPTLKFRLTWSANEVPSSIAAKDLNLYGDFEGIKNEANDKTQSLTNGVEMPLNGSVNQNANTGSHVNHNNNCVKANGGGKGGIVPVAAKAEKIQIVYNFLYSNNTRQQTEYTQEVICPWCGLDCLRLYALLKHLKLCHARFNFTYQPAGSGARIDVTINDSYDGSYAGSPYDLAGPSGCSFARTCGPVRRTTVTNLLVCRPRRQKTCLDEFLVLDEDDLSNQRPYITGHNRLYHHTETCLPVHPKELDIDSEGESDPLWLRQKTIQMIDEFSDVNEGEKELMKLWNLHVMKHGYVGDCQLPLACEMFLDSNGYEIIRKNLYRNFILHMCSLFDYGLVSPETVYKTVQKLQGMLSKYREGRELMSKQREAQLKYWLDVGIHKQDEQKLKSPQKQAPKTTSVSEVLGTAVNVASSTSAVSKNAENKPMQPPTKRSATAVKRASLHLQNCLNSNGNATADKLINAGGSKGVAKKTASQAVDDQDTPASGSTKASSEKRERRSETSSSSGSRRSSTASATVTSTTNERDGNNERKDAPHNAERSQRGGVASTNATNAESRVQTSKRRLSTKAIIHILKWISSKIEAFYKLLYTTLTLICIDIREHLHTTIIIYVYIMCTHTYIHICILYIFYIFNLLFIINFCCGLIVLQTCSIITSDFDTTIYIITPNY, from the exons ATGGCTCCAGCGAAAAAACGCGAAAAGGATAATGCATCAGCAGCGCCGGCAGCTGCTGTAAATAATGGTGCTAATGGAAGTGTTAACGCTGGCAATGGGGGAGGAGTGTCTTCGGCAACAGCTGCTGCTGCAACTGCAGTCACAGCAAATGCTGCAACTACAAGCGTAGAAAATGCGAAGCTCAATGGGCATCAGCAAGAGCAGGAACTTTTTCTACAAGCCTTTGAAA AACCTACCCAGATATATAGGTTTTTACGGAATCGTCATGGCACCAGC cctATATTTTTGAATCGAACACTTAGTTACATGAAGGACCGCATgtcgcgcaacaacaaaaaacgcgcGTCATTCAAAGTAAACTCAATATTGCAGcaaataactcaaaaaacagaGTCTATatccaataaatatttgaatataatttacaaTGGGTTATTTGATAAAAGTAGTTGCAGCGATCAATGGTGGAATGCGGGAGACTCGGTCAGTGTCGAAGCTACACTttacaaaataactaaaaacaaacgaaaagatAGCACATCAGACTTTCAGGAAATGATG AGTTACAGTTCAGGTGTTGTATACAATCCAGATGATGATCTAAGTCGCTTCTCAACTATCAGCATTCCGGTACAATCGATGGGTCCATTGGGCGATCAACACACAATATATAAGCTCTTGTTTCGTATTAAAGTCTTACCAAAATGtgatacaaaaacaattgacGAAAACAGTGAGAATAGTG AGACACCTTGCAAACGTGGGAAAATGAGTACGAAAATATATGGATGCGAATTAATAGTATTTGAGAAGAATATCTGCTTTATTCCTGAGGGTGATTACGAGGCGGCGATGCAGGAGCTCAATTCAATGAGCATTAAATCCTTCTCTCCAAAGAAACGCACATGGGAGACATTGCCCGATAATTACATTCCACTCTCGTTGAAATTCGACGTTTTCAATCAATTTCCAACGCTTAAATTCCGTTTAACCTGGTCGGCCAATGAAGTGCCTAGCAGTATTGCTGCAAAGGATCTTAATCTTTATGGCGACTTTGAAGGCATAAAAAATGAGGCAAACGATAAAACGCAAAGCTTAACAAATGGCGTCGAAATGCCATTGAATGGCAGTGTCAATCAAAATGCTAACACAGGCTCTCATgtcaatcataataataattgtgttAAAGCGAATGGCGGTGGCAAAGGTGGTATTGTGCCAGTTGCCGCAAAAGCAGAGAAAATACaaatagtttataattttttatatagcaACAATACACGACAACAAACGGAATACACGCAGGAGGTAATATGTCCATGGTGTGGTCTGGATTGCTTGCGTTTGTATGCATTGCtgaaacatttgaaattatGCCATGCGCGCTTCAATTTCACCTATCAACCGGCAGGGAGTGGTGCACGCATCGACGTGACCATAAACGATTCTTATGATGGTTCGTACGCGGGTTCACCATATGATTTGGCTGGTCCGTCTGGTTGTTCCTTTGCGCGTACCTGTGGCCCAGTGCGGCGTACGACGGTGACAAATTTATTAGTCTGCCGTCCGCGAAGACAGAAAACGTGTCTCGATGAGTTTCTAGTGCTGGACGAGGATGATTTGAGCAATCAGCGTCCTTATATTACGGGTCATAATAG acTTTACCACCACACAGAGACTTGCTTGCCAGTACATCCCAAGGAGCTTGATATCGATTCAGAGGGTGAAAGTGATCCACTATGGTTACGACAGAAAACTATACAAATGATTGATGAGTTCTCCGATGTGAATGAGGGTGAAAAAGAGTTGATGAAACTGTGGAATTTACATGTAATGAAACATGGTTATGTGGGCGACTGTCAATTGCCGCTAGCTTGCGAAATGTTCTTAGACTCGAATGGCTATGAGATTATACGAAAAAATCTGTATCGCAACTTCATCTTACACATGTGTTCACTATTCGATTATGGCCTCGTTTCACCGGAGACTGTTTATAAAACTGTACAGAAGCTACAGGGTATGTTAAGTAAATATCGCGAGGGTCGTGAGTTGATGTCGAAACAACGTGAAGCACAATTGAAATATTGGCTCGATGTGGGCATACATAAACAAGATGAGCAAAAACTGAAATCACCACAAAAGCAAGCACCGAAAACCACAAGTGTTTCCGAAGTATTAGGCACAGCCGTTAATGTTGCCAGCAGCACAAGCGCTGTCAgtaaaaatgcagaaaacaaaccAATGCAACCACCTACGAAGCGTTCAGCGACAGCTGTTAAACGTGCCAGTCTACATCTACAAAACTGTCTAAACAGTAACGGCAACGCAACTGctgataaattaataaatgctgGCGGTAGCAAAGGTGTTGCCAAAAAGACTGCATCTCAAGCTGTTGACGATCAGGACACACCCGCCAGTGGCAGCACTAAAGCGTCCAGCGAGAAACGTGAGCGCCGCAGTGAGACCAGCAGTAGTAGTGGTAGTCGTAGAAGTAGCACAGCGTCAGCCACAGTGACGTCAACTACAAATGAACGCGATGGCAATAATGAGCGCAAAGATGCGCCGCATAACGCTGAGCGTTCACAACGCGGTGGAGTCGCATCAACAAATGCTACAAACGCAGAATCGCGCGTACAAACGAGTAAAAGACGTTTGTCCACAAAAG CCATAATTCACATATTAAAATGGATTTCATCGAAGATCGAAGCATTTTATAAGCTTTTATATACCACGCTCACCCTCATCTGCATCGATATAAGGGAACACCTTCATACAACAATAatcatctatgtatatattatgtgcactcatacatacatacatatatgtattttatatatattttatattttcaaccttttatttataattaatttttgctgtGGGTTAATTGTGTTGCAAACGTGTTCAATCATAACTTCTGATTTTGATActactatttatattattactcctaactattaa
- the LOC105217100 gene encoding probable prefoldin subunit 6 encodes MDKNSAALVKKLQSELEAYQNLQKTCVKLVKQRTLLESQLNENKCVLDELNLLGPDNKVYKLYGPVLVKQDLEESRQNVGKRIEYISKELKSSTDTLENMEKDMTKHRETVQKLQQQYQVAAAMK; translated from the exons atggataaaaacaGCGCTGCGTTGGTGAAGAAATTACAATCAGAGCTAGAAGCTTATCAAAATCTTCAGAAAA cctGTGTTAAACTGGTAAAACAGCGTACACTTCTTGAATCGCAATTAAATGAGAATAAATGTGTGCTGGATGAATTAAATCTCCTTGGTCCCGATAATAAAGTGTACAAGTTATATGGACCCGTTTTAGTGAAGCAGGATCTGGAGGAATCACGTCAAAATGTTGGCAAACGTATAGAATATATCTCGAAAGAATTGAAAAGCTCAACCGATACATTGGAGAATATGGAAAAAGATATGACAAAGCATCGTGAGACAGTAcaaaagttgcaacaacaatatcaagttGCAGCAGCAATGAAATAA
- the Su(z)12_2 gene encoding polycomb protein Su(z)12 isoform X1 produces MAPAKKREKDNASAAPAAAVNNGANGSVNAGNGGGVSSATAAAATAVTANAATTSVENAKLNGHQQEQELFLQAFEKPTQIYRFLRNRHGTSPIFLNRTLSYMKDRMSRNNKKRASFKVNSILQQITQKTESISNKYLNIIYNGLFDKSSCSDQWWNAGDSVSVEATLYKITKNKRKDSTSDFQEMMSYSSGVVYNPDDDLSRFSTISIPVQSMGPLGDQHTIYKLLFRIKVLPKCDTKTIDENSENSETPCKRGKMSTKIYGCELIVFEKNICFIPEGDYEAAMQELNSMSIKSFSPKKRTWETLPDNYIPLSLKFDVFNQFPTLKFRLTWSANEVPSSIAAKDLNLYGDFEGIKNEANDKTQSLTNGVEMPLNGSVNQNANTGSHVNHNNNCVKANGGGKGGIVPVAAKAEKIQIVYNFLYSNNTRQQTEYTQEVICPWCGLDCLRLYALLKHLKLCHARFNFTYQPAGSGARIDVTINDSYDGSYAGSPYDLAGPSGCSFARTCGPVRRTTVTNLLVCRPRRQKTCLDEFLVLDEDDLSNQRPYITGHNRLYHHTETCLPVHPKELDIDSEGESDPLWLRQKTIQMIDEFSDVNEGEKELMKLWNLHVMKHGYVGDCQLPLACEMFLDSNGYEIIRKNLYRNFILHMCSLFDYGLVSPETVYKTVQKLQGMLSKYREGRELMSKQREAQLKYWLDVGIHKQDEQKLKSPQKQAPKTTSVSEVLGTAVNVASSTSAVSKNAENKPMQPPTKRSATAVKRASLHLQNCLNSNGNATADKLINAGGSKGVAKKTASQAVDDQDTPASGSTKASSEKRERRSETSSSSGSRRSSTASATVTSTTNERDGNNERKDAPHNAERSQRGGVASTNATNAESRVQTSKRRLSTKAIEVGEEGGVGGECGCVGADSNSEAFEACKNASDVCNAVATVVSSILQTSSQSAMTQMPLKCEINNLTHNEDDDGGDDGNNINDVNDDVIDDVNDDVNDDVNDDVNDVNDDDELADTTSHLNADTNEHTVDIDVDDDDLDAELRADVTTASTITSDATVATTTEADNALMENVLDNALTI; encoded by the exons ATGGCTCCAGCGAAAAAACGCGAAAAGGATAATGCATCAGCAGCGCCGGCAGCTGCTGTAAATAATGGTGCTAATGGAAGTGTTAACGCTGGCAATGGGGGAGGAGTGTCTTCGGCAACAGCTGCTGCTGCAACTGCAGTCACAGCAAATGCTGCAACTACAAGCGTAGAAAATGCGAAGCTCAATGGGCATCAGCAAGAGCAGGAACTTTTTCTACAAGCCTTTGAAA AACCTACCCAGATATATAGGTTTTTACGGAATCGTCATGGCACCAGC cctATATTTTTGAATCGAACACTTAGTTACATGAAGGACCGCATgtcgcgcaacaacaaaaaacgcgcGTCATTCAAAGTAAACTCAATATTGCAGcaaataactcaaaaaacagaGTCTATatccaataaatatttgaatataatttacaaTGGGTTATTTGATAAAAGTAGTTGCAGCGATCAATGGTGGAATGCGGGAGACTCGGTCAGTGTCGAAGCTACACTttacaaaataactaaaaacaaacgaaaagatAGCACATCAGACTTTCAGGAAATGATG AGTTACAGTTCAGGTGTTGTATACAATCCAGATGATGATCTAAGTCGCTTCTCAACTATCAGCATTCCGGTACAATCGATGGGTCCATTGGGCGATCAACACACAATATATAAGCTCTTGTTTCGTATTAAAGTCTTACCAAAATGtgatacaaaaacaattgacGAAAACAGTGAGAATAGTG AGACACCTTGCAAACGTGGGAAAATGAGTACGAAAATATATGGATGCGAATTAATAGTATTTGAGAAGAATATCTGCTTTATTCCTGAGGGTGATTACGAGGCGGCGATGCAGGAGCTCAATTCAATGAGCATTAAATCCTTCTCTCCAAAGAAACGCACATGGGAGACATTGCCCGATAATTACATTCCACTCTCGTTGAAATTCGACGTTTTCAATCAATTTCCAACGCTTAAATTCCGTTTAACCTGGTCGGCCAATGAAGTGCCTAGCAGTATTGCTGCAAAGGATCTTAATCTTTATGGCGACTTTGAAGGCATAAAAAATGAGGCAAACGATAAAACGCAAAGCTTAACAAATGGCGTCGAAATGCCATTGAATGGCAGTGTCAATCAAAATGCTAACACAGGCTCTCATgtcaatcataataataattgtgttAAAGCGAATGGCGGTGGCAAAGGTGGTATTGTGCCAGTTGCCGCAAAAGCAGAGAAAATACaaatagtttataattttttatatagcaACAATACACGACAACAAACGGAATACACGCAGGAGGTAATATGTCCATGGTGTGGTCTGGATTGCTTGCGTTTGTATGCATTGCtgaaacatttgaaattatGCCATGCGCGCTTCAATTTCACCTATCAACCGGCAGGGAGTGGTGCACGCATCGACGTGACCATAAACGATTCTTATGATGGTTCGTACGCGGGTTCACCATATGATTTGGCTGGTCCGTCTGGTTGTTCCTTTGCGCGTACCTGTGGCCCAGTGCGGCGTACGACGGTGACAAATTTATTAGTCTGCCGTCCGCGAAGACAGAAAACGTGTCTCGATGAGTTTCTAGTGCTGGACGAGGATGATTTGAGCAATCAGCGTCCTTATATTACGGGTCATAATAG acTTTACCACCACACAGAGACTTGCTTGCCAGTACATCCCAAGGAGCTTGATATCGATTCAGAGGGTGAAAGTGATCCACTATGGTTACGACAGAAAACTATACAAATGATTGATGAGTTCTCCGATGTGAATGAGGGTGAAAAAGAGTTGATGAAACTGTGGAATTTACATGTAATGAAACATGGTTATGTGGGCGACTGTCAATTGCCGCTAGCTTGCGAAATGTTCTTAGACTCGAATGGCTATGAGATTATACGAAAAAATCTGTATCGCAACTTCATCTTACACATGTGTTCACTATTCGATTATGGCCTCGTTTCACCGGAGACTGTTTATAAAACTGTACAGAAGCTACAGGGTATGTTAAGTAAATATCGCGAGGGTCGTGAGTTGATGTCGAAACAACGTGAAGCACAATTGAAATATTGGCTCGATGTGGGCATACATAAACAAGATGAGCAAAAACTGAAATCACCACAAAAGCAAGCACCGAAAACCACAAGTGTTTCCGAAGTATTAGGCACAGCCGTTAATGTTGCCAGCAGCACAAGCGCTGTCAgtaaaaatgcagaaaacaaaccAATGCAACCACCTACGAAGCGTTCAGCGACAGCTGTTAAACGTGCCAGTCTACATCTACAAAACTGTCTAAACAGTAACGGCAACGCAACTGctgataaattaataaatgctgGCGGTAGCAAAGGTGTTGCCAAAAAGACTGCATCTCAAGCTGTTGACGATCAGGACACACCCGCCAGTGGCAGCACTAAAGCGTCCAGCGAGAAACGTGAGCGCCGCAGTGAGACCAGCAGTAGTAGTGGTAGTCGTAGAAGTAGCACAGCGTCAGCCACAGTGACGTCAACTACAAATGAACGCGATGGCAATAATGAGCGCAAAGATGCGCCGCATAACGCTGAGCGTTCACAACGCGGTGGAGTCGCATCAACAAATGCTACAAACGCAGAATCGCGCGTACAAACGAGTAAAAGACGTTTGTCCACAAAAG CTATTGAAGTTGGGGAAGAAGGAGGCGTTGGCGGTGAATGTGGATGTGTTGGCGCAGATAGTAATAGTGAAGCGTTCGAAGCGTGTAAAAATGCTAGTGATGTCTGTAATgctgttgctactgttgttaGCAGCATACTGCAAACTAGCTCACAAAGTGCAATGACACAAATGCCTcttaaatgcgaaataaataatttaacgcATAATGAAGATGATGATGGTGGTGATGATGGTAATAATATTAATGATGTTAATGACGATGTCATTGATGATGTTAATGATGATGTTAATGATGATGTTAATGACGATGTCAATGAtgttaatgatgatgatgagctTGCTGACACTACAAGTCATTTAAATGCTGACACAAATGAACACACTGTTGATattgatgttgatgatgatgacctTGATGCCGAACTGCGTGCTGATGTGACAACAGCGTCCACTATAACCTCAGACGCTACAGTAGCCACAACTACTGAAGCGGATAATGCTCTAATGGAAAATGTATTGGACAATGCattaactatttaa